A genomic region of Microtus ochrogaster isolate Prairie Vole_2 chromosome 15, MicOch1.0, whole genome shotgun sequence contains the following coding sequences:
- the Wbp2nl gene encoding postacrosomal sheath WW domain-binding protein, protein MAVNQNHTEDRRGATIPRGESLLKRSSDVDLSFPQPPPGSSFFSGTKRGTLFLTSYRVIFVTSRSDNDPMLSFMMPFHLMTNCTVEQPIFAANYIKGTIQAAPDGGWEGSATFKMAFRKGGAIEFAQLLAKAASAAAQGTPLTVSSFWISPLGIIVIAGERSTCAPQACQAAYGAPPAGHGAPPPRYDVLPPGYGTWMYGSPPPLYGGLPPGYEAPTMEYGVPPPRYGTTAVMSSSPPPRYEAPPMGYETLPPAQSEAGHPISMAAQTPGFQASFPSTSSSQAHSPPL, encoded by the exons TCTCCTGAAGAGATCTTCAGATgtggacctctccttcccccagccaCCACCAGGCTCCAGCTTCTTCAGTGGTACAAAGAGGGGTACACTGTTTCTCACCTCATATCGG GTGATTTTTGTGACGTCACGCTCAGACAATGATCCCATGTTGTCTTTTATGATGCCATTCCATCTAATGACGAACTGCACTGTTGAACAACCAATCTTTGCTGCAAACTACATTAAAGGGACAATTCAGGCAGCTCCAGATG GTGGCTGGGAAGGATCAGCGACTTTTAAAATGGCCTTCAGGAAAGGAGGTGCCATCGAGTTTGCCCAGCTGCTGGCCAAAGCCGCCTCCGCTG ctgcccaaggaactccACTCACAGTTTCAAGTTTCTGGATAAGTCCTCTAGGAATCATTGTCATAGCCGGGGAGAGGAGCACGTGCGCCCCACAGGCATGCCAAG CTGCCTATGGAGCCCCACCTGCGGGACACGGAGCCCCACCTCCCAGATACGATGTCCTGCCTCCTGGATATGGAACTTGGATGTATGGATCCCCTCCTCCTCTGTATGGAGGCCTGCCTCCTGGATATGAAGCCCCCACTATGGAGTATGGAGTCCCACCTCCCAGATACGGAACCACAGCTGTGATGTCTAGTTCTCCACCTCCCAGATATGAAGCCCCACCTATGGGTTATGAGACTTTGCCACCCGCTCAGTCGGAAGCAGGACATCCCATTTCTATGGCAGCCCAGACTCCTGGATTCCAAGCATCTTTTCCCTCTACCTCATCTTCACAAGCTCATTCTCCCCCCCTCTAA